One Gossypium hirsutum isolate 1008001.06 chromosome A11, Gossypium_hirsutum_v2.1, whole genome shotgun sequence genomic window carries:
- the LOC121210102 gene encoding TMV resistance protein N-like: protein MEHLKTLDLSGCHRVENLPEKLQQAEFLEVLNLSETAIAEPPSFIFQFKNLKVFSFNGRKGPSSKLLLNLPSLFKVIQRGRTNFMAPMLPLLSGLCSLRELNLRDHGLCEGDIPSDISGLSSLRRLNLSGNNFINMPAPLTRLYKLEFLILANCGLCHFGEGDITNDISCLSYLKSLDLRENNFVSTPASLTRLSNLQFLGLSNSRELKLLPERLTNIARVLLDDCASLEVVASPSKAFANSRSMFDVIIPGSEIPEWFNQQRDDSSIMIPLPLNIQNDSQWIGVASCCIFVTDDASTDKAISCRAFIHCRNSRQTGCNGSLFQARNPRCVNSSSYSFDKCAKCETKNLPTTGWSNQECDELKLSFRGFDGVRIKEWVKKCGVKIVYEKDLEEIKELQCHTTHCSATFEDIHQHSSDNDGSIGSTSLVKRKRNISEEAEEEGSQPKRMQKIFNFIMGGRGKKY, encoded by the exons ATGGAACATCTAAAAACTCTTGATCTTTCAGGTTGTCACAGAGTTGAAAATTTGCCAGAGAAGTTGCAGCAAGCAGAGTTTTTGGAAGTGCTCAACTTGAGTGAAACAGCAATAGCAGAACCACCATccttcatttttcaatttaaaaatcttaaagttTTCTCTTTCAATGGGAGAAAGGGACCATCATCTAAGTTACTACTAAACCTGCCTTCTCTTTTCAAGGTAATCCAAAGAGGAAGGACGAATTTCATGGCTCCAATGTTGCCTTTGTTGTCAGGTTTGTGTTCATTAAGAGAGTTAAATCTAAGGGACCACGGTCTTTGTGAAGGAGATATTCCTAGTGATATTTCTGGTCTATCCTCTTTGAGACGTCTTAATCTTAGCGGTAACAATTTCATCAACATGCCTGCCCCTCTTACTCGACTTTACAAGCTTGAATTTCTTATATTGGCAAATTGCGGCTTATGCCATTTTGGTGAAGGAGATATTACTAATGATATTTCTTGTCTATCCTATTTGAAAAGTCTTGATCTTAGAGAGAACAATTTCGTCAGCACACCTGCATCTCTTACTCGACTATCCAACCTTCAATTCCTTGGATTATCAAATTCCAGGGAGCTTAAGTTGCTGCCTGAGCGTCTAACAAATATAGCAAGGGTGTTGCTAGATGATTGTGCTTCACTTGAAGTAGTTGCAAGTCCATCAAAA GCATTTGCAAATTCAAGAAGCATGTTTGATGTTATTATACCTGGAAGTGAAATCCCAGAATGGTTCAACCAACAAAGAGATGACTCTTCAATTATGATACCTCTACCTCTCAATATTCAGAATGATAGTCAATGGATTGGAGTTGCTTCTTGCTGCATTTTTGTAACTGATGATGCTTCCACGGATAAGGCCATCAGCTGTAGAGCTTTTATCCATTGTAGAAATTCTAGACAAACCGGTTGTAATGGATCTCTCTTTCAAGCTAGAAATCCTCGATGCGTCAATTCGAGTAGTTATTCATTTG ATAAATGTGCTAAATGTGAAACCAAGAATTTACCGACAACAGGTTGGTCAAATCAGGAATGTGACGAGCTTAAGCTGTCTTTCAGAGGTTTTGACGGTGTTAGAATAAAAGAGTGGGTGAAGAAGTGTGGTGTTAAAATTGTGTATGAGAAAGATTTGgaagaaataaaagagctgcAGTGCCATACCACTCATTGTTCTGCTACTTTCGAAGATATCCATCAACACTCTTCTGACAACGATGGATCAATAGGTAGCACTTCCCTTGTAAAACGAAAGCGTAATATCTCTGAGGAGGCTGAGGAAGAAGGGTCACAACCAAAACGGAtgcaaaaaattttcaattttataatggGCGGACGAGGAAAGAAATATTAA